In Heteronotia binoei isolate CCM8104 ecotype False Entrance Well unplaced genomic scaffold, APGP_CSIRO_Hbin_v1 ptg002240l, whole genome shotgun sequence, the sequence tgtgtagtAACTACACTTCTCTCTGGAGAGccaaaatggagagccagtttggtgtagtggttaagtgtgcggactctttatctgggagaaccgggttgattccccactcctccacatgcacctgctggaatggccttgggtcagccatagttatcacagaggttgtccttgaaagggcagctgctgtgagagccctctccagccctaccccacagggtgtttgttgtgggggaggaaggtaaaggagattgtgagccgctctgagactcttcggagtggagggcgggatataaatccaatatcatcatcttcatcttcatcttcatcttcatcttcatcttcatcttcatcttcatcttcttcttcttcgtagtAACATAAGATTGGTCTGTTTCTTGCCTGATTTTATATTTTCAGGTGGCATGTTTATTTGCTACACAGAATTGTGCTGAGAGGTactgattctctccccccccccagtgccttaTAACAGCTGCAGGTTAGTTGAATGCTACCTTCCATCAAGCGAATGCTTTTACTGCCCCCACACTGGTTGCCTAAGCTTAAGAATGAGCTGATAGTTCTATGGATGATGATGATTTCACTGAAACCCAAGGTGGATTACATTTATTATCAAAAAAACAAGTAGTAGGTGGATTATGAAATATGATGTAAATCTGAACAGGTATTGACAAGCCTTACTAACCTAGTATTGACATGAATGTTCTCTTTGCTGCCATATTCGCCAATAATGGGCTGTGCTAAGGGGGAGGGGGACCATTATATCAGAGCTGTAAATAATATATAATTGAAAAGTAACAAGTAATTGCATAAAATGACATTGCAGTGGCACTTAAGATATGTTAGTCCTATAGCATCAAGACCATGCCGTCTCTTGTGCCCAGAAGTCTATAAGAAGCCAGAACAGACTATGGATTTTGATGTTAATCTTGCCACAGATGTTATGAACTCTGTTGAAAATGCAGTAAAGTGCCACCGAAATACCTACTGTAGTCTCCCACAAGCTTTGGTTTGGGTGCAGGACATTCAGGGTGTAATTTGATGTGGCAATAGGAGCAACTAAGCCTCTTGATTTCAGTGGTCTTAGGCTAACTATCTTTGCACAGGATCAAGCAGAAACTCTGAATTCATTAAGATGACTCCAAACAAATGCAGGCAGATCTTCCCAGCCTCCTCTTATCTTAAACACCTCCCTGTGACACCCAAAAACTGCTATTGAGTGTCAGGGGTCTTTCAggaacaggcctgtagccaggattttttattTGGTGGGGCCCAAAGCCAGGATTCTTCTTTAGCGGGgcacatttttttgtgggggcccTAGTTATTATGCTTAAATGTATAACttagttctgttgcttcagaacaacatttcTTTTAACCAGCTTCTCAGGTCTGACACAGCAAGGCAGGTTTAATTTGACTGCTTTTTACTGAACAGTAACATCAGCACTAACATGTAAAAAATTTGCATAGAGAAGCAGGGTAGAATGCTCACACAATAGTAAGACCCACAGAATGCCTTGGATctaaaattaaagttaaaatCAACACTTTCATTAGTAAATGAATAAATGTCTCATTCCCTTGTCAGCCTCAATCTTAAAACACATTGAGAGCAAATTGAGAAAttaaaagtaaaacaaaacaaatacaacaacaaaacaatagaACAGGGTTGAATGAGGGATAAAAGTAACAGTCATGACAATACCAGTCACACTAATGTTGCAGATTGAATTCAACAGCCTCCTTGCTGTTAagttctttcctttccccagctGTTCGTATCTTCCTTTCTTTGGCAACTGAGATGAAGGATCAAAGTAAATGAGAGGGAGGAATAGAAGTAAGATAAAcaaatgaacaaagcaggagtcaagttgcacctttaagaccaactaaattttattcagaacataagcttttgtgtgctaaaaacacacttcttcagacgaggggatcaggtatagtgggctgaaatacatgcagtttgttgataaacaaagaatgaatgaagtggcacctttaagaccaaaagtcTTTTATTAAAAGTGTAAGTGAAATGAAGTAAAGTGAAGTCTACTCAGCCCATTTCCACTCATTTGCATCCAAAaaagtggtgggggtgggggaaaggggagaggtgGATTTGTATCGCAGAGAAAAGGTGAAGAAAAAAAGATCAAGCAGCTAAGTGCAATAAATCAGGTCTCTCCTGTGTCTTTTGCAACCTTAGGAAATAACAAGAAAAGTTGGGTTGCAATTTATACAGGGCAGATTCTGTGGACTCtccgccccccctttttttttttactttgaggAATCACCCTGAAAGCAAATCTGAGAGCGGCAAAGTGCATTACATTCCCTTCACTATCTGTTAAACCCTGAACCAGAGATCTACATCGGCCTATCCCTGGAGGCAAAGGTGATGACTGGCACCTAGACAACTgattggaggggccataaagggaGAACAGGGGTTTGATTGGAGGAGTCTGGAACCCCCTGGAAACCCTCTAGCTTTGGGCCTGCTCAGAAATAGCACTGGaattttatttaattcaatttatatcccgcccttcttgctgaggcaggcttagggcagctcaCAAGCTCAAGACTATACATGAGTATAGACATAtaataaacataaaaacaataaaaaaaatgggCAGCAGCTGAAAGTGATGGTTGTCGCCCTTGTTAAGCAGCAGAGGTACTTAGGACACACAAGCTCTTCTTTGGATTGAACTAATTTTTACATTATTGACTTCAGCACCTATATAATTGGCTTGAAGTTGTAAATTGTTACCCAAGTCACTTGAAGTTGTAAATTGTTACCCAAGTCACAGAAAGTGATAGAAAGGATGACATGACTAAGCCCTCCCCTTTTCTGTACTTTGAAAAAATCCTTAAAGATGTGACAGTATTCTAATCCTTCATTGTTAAAAAAGTGGTTGGTAGTACGTTAAGTTTTGTGAGAACAACTAACAGATATTTTGTGTGTTCGGGAGCAGCTGCAATACTGGCTTTTAAAGAAACCTTTGTTCTGAATTTAATTTTAATTCATCTGATTTACTTCTTGCAGTGTCTGAAGATGAAATATCTAAGGAGGCAGCTGACATGGAAATGGAACGAGAGAAGTACATTGAAGAACTACAAAAAGTGCTGTTGTTCAGagaaggacagacagacagatacagTTTTGATATTTCGAAAGGAGAAGCAAATGGAGATTGCCTTACTCTTTCCTATGAAAAGAATCTGAAAGATGTTTATGTAAGTGTTGCTCTGTTTTCACATATTTCCAACAGAATTAATGCATAGAACAATAAATCTTCAATAATAGAACTTTTTCTTAAACTTTGCCTTTGAGGAGTTTTGGAATGGAAAATGTCATCATTGATCAACTTGAGGAGGAAAAAgaggtgaaagaaaaaaaaactgtttcCCTACAAGAACATTAAAAAATCCTGGCAACATAAactttcctttatttttttaattatgaAATGTTTCAGTAGGGTCAGCATTTTGGGAGAAGTACTTTTGGGGCTGAAATGGGAGGGTTGAAGAAAGAAAGTCTTATTCCTTGTGGAAATCTTTCTACCAGTAGAAATATTAGGATGAGTTTGAGCCAAAGTGACTGCCGATTTCCTCTACTGTAGAGATGGAGCTGATCTGATTTAGGCTTTCCCCTTCTGCATTGCTTGCCTCTTCTTGTTGAACTATTTACAGAAATGCCAGTATCTTTGTTTTCCAAATATTACTGACCAAAGTCTGTAGTCTAAAGAAAGTACTCTAATGAGTTAAAACTTGGAGTAGAAAAAGATGGGCtgatggggagggagatggggacaTCCAGTTGGCAAAATCCGTTTTGGAATCcgttttgctgttgcctgcctctgtagaaGGCTCGGacttccttgatagtctcccatccaagtactattcAGGGttgactgcttagcttctgagagctaatGATATCGAGCTagtccaagccatctgggtcaggGCTCTATATTGGCAGTTTGGATTTATTTCTTTTTGATGGCTTGTATTTCCACAGCTTTTCTGGATTTTCTGGCTTAACATACAAATTACATGATTGCACATATTATAGAGTTTGGTCCAGTTACAGTCATATGTAATGACTAATAGTCCTGAATCTTTGTGTCTGtataaagtgttgtcaagtcacaactgagttATGGTGAcgccagcaaggggctttcaaggcaaatgagaagcaaaggtggttttccattgtcttcctctgctgagtctttcttggtggtctctcttccaagtactgaccctgcttagcttccaggatctggtgAAACTGGGCTATACCATACCACTTTTCCTCCCATGAATATCCCTGCTGATATCAAAATATGTAAGCAGCCCATTCAGTGGTGGTGTTGTGCATATCACTGCAGATGTGTCTTCAGTTGCACATCTGTATTACTTTGGTAGACCTTGCAAAGATCTTTTGGGTAATTTCTGCATTATGTGATCCCTATTAAACAGGATTGGAAGTGTTTCCTGACTTCCATATAATgcgccccccccaaaaacccccccACCTTAGCTAATTTTGTATCTCTTCGTGAATGTACTAATCAAAAAATCTCACGATGGACATGGAACAGTATGAAATTCTATTTGATTTATGTTGCTTTTGTAGCAGATGAAATTAAGTGGAAAAAGTTAAATCTACAGTAGCTTATGTTCCTCTTGTGAAATAAGTTTTTGAAAGTAGACAATGTTACCTGGGTGTTTGGAGTCAATTTGCAGATGAATATTGCTTGTTTATATTGTACTACATAATGGGGGCAGAGGGAACCAACTGACAGATACAACACAGCATTTATTCCTTGGGTTCAGGTTGTTCCTAGTTGTTTGAACTTGCAGTCAGACTTGCAAGAAGTTAATGTATCAGAGATCTAATTTAGACGTCTAATGTTTTAGCAGCATCTCAATTCAGCAAATTGCTCTATTGTTTATtaataattttctttcttttgaagCAGGTGGTTTTGTTTACAGAGCTTTTAAATGTCCTACCACTTCTGAGATACTCTTAGACTGGTAAGGGCAAACTAGGTTGTTGAGAATTGCATTAAAAGAACAATAAGCTTGATACACAGTGTGGCTTGTGTGTCAAACCAGCTGCAGAGCAAAATGGGCCACACACACTGAGAAACTCAGTAAGGGGCCATTGAGGCTTGGCCAGCTAAACTGCTGCCACCTAAACAAACACTATAACAAGAGTCAGTGATTTACTTTTTGATCTAAGTAGGTGATCACTGGGAAGTAAATCTTTCCAAGCACTTCAACTAGGAACTCTCCACCTCTAATGCATAATGCGACTCCTGCAAGACTTTCTCTTTGGAAGTGGCAATTAAACAGATTAAAGAGTTCTTGATAAACAGTATTCGAGGGGCAGCAAACCTTTCCGTAATAAGGTGGCAGGtattgtatcccccccccccctccgccaagGAACATTAATAAAACCTTAGCTGAGGAGGCTAAAATTTTCAGTGTGAGGCAAACAGTCATGACTTAGCTAGTCTGAAAAAAGAAATTGTGTTAAGTCACTTCACTTTTCCCTCAATAATTGTGTTGTTGTAATGTGTTCTGAAATACAGGTCATTGCATTTggaatatatttttaatttttttttgaagtGCCCTTGACATTTCTCAAATGGGTAGAGTCAGCTTCCTAAAATCTGTTGGTTCATTATCCTGTTTCATACATGCTGTGTACAGTTGTTGGTGTTATGAGCCATTGTTTATGtttactagaacttgagggcatccagtgaaactgattggcagtaggttcaggacagacaaaaggaaaaactACTTTACATcgagaggatatagtgatggccacaggaataatcAGGTATAAAAGggcattagatagattcatgggagATAAGTCttaccagtggctactagccatgttaGCTGagaggaacttccacattcagagtctAACCCTCTGAATCCCATAGCCAGGAGGCGACATCATAGGAAGGTCTTGGTTTCTATATCCTAttgttggctatccagaggaactggttggccactgtgtaagacaggatactGGGCTAGATTGaccagggtgtcgaactcatttgttatgagggccggattagacataaatgagacctttttgggctgggctatgtgtttcatagaatgtaatgccaggtagcagatatataaactttataaagtacacaatcacaattaaagattttttttacttaaaatattttgttttatagtctctgataaatgtgacctcttgctgtgaattattgcatcaaaaactccAGACTATGTACTGTACCAATCTTaagcatgctgttcaggtgttgttcaggtgtgcacatctgtaagctacaaacctacttttgatttgttgacattcattacagagatctcatggtcagtgctttaagcctaagaggaaaacatgaagcagctgtgCATTGTGAGGTTCTGTATAGAAACTGCATCAtgtgctagtcaagaacatgtgaaggcaccatggcacagactgagggctatgtgcttgtctacaaaactatagttttccccagaaaaataactacatctcctatgtggcagtgcaagaacagagatacAGCCATGTACTATGCTCAGTATCAACCTacttactatctgggaagtctaagttcaagatcaccaatcaaaggaaaatgtgaaagaaaaatcaagggaaatttgctgaGTAAATCTGGGctgtcctctgctccatatttttatctaaacccctcttgaaggtggctatgcttgtggccgccgccaccacctcctgtggcagtgaattctacatgttaatcaccctaaaGTTCATATACTTTCCTATTGAGAGGGACTGGAGGGcctgagtacagtgaaaaagaggagaggaaccCATAACAAGTCCAACCAaactcactctgtgtgtgtgtgtagcaaggcaaaagttcataccttaaataaaatgtTGCTAGCTttcaaagtgctttctttgtacctctcctgaTGGTAGCTTCAGCTACttaaaggaagagaggctcggctcagtagctctgcagggtgattgattgagcctggcaaacttaataaACACAGCAGActtatagagccaagctccttcattggc encodes:
- the LOC132565951 gene encoding DNA repair protein XRCC4-like; its protein translation is MEKKVNRICPVADSSATYFLQIIWEKDLGVGFDVILTDGQLAWAGRVSEDEISKEAADMEMEREKYIEELQKVLLFREGQTDRYSFDISKGEANGDCLTLSYEKNLKDVYVSVALFSHISNRINA